The Streptomyces sp. NBC_00691 genome has a segment encoding these proteins:
- a CDS encoding SCO4402 family protein, translated as MGGMPLNDMPWWRWRSNVRSALHMLSDPGFHETTWLAGLDGYGDVTDAVYRLVEDTWLDNWSAEKYVGSIFRDTGEAALVDVAVLRVLRIMHQVGPDAPVSAYLQHPGWPEAVRAAREAHVHLAQADGEDPDTPPRSLDVLHIMTGSA; from the coding sequence ATGGGCGGCATGCCGCTCAACGACATGCCGTGGTGGCGCTGGCGCAGCAACGTGCGCTCGGCGCTGCACATGCTCTCCGATCCCGGGTTCCACGAGACCACCTGGCTGGCCGGCCTCGACGGGTACGGCGACGTCACCGACGCCGTCTACCGCCTGGTCGAGGACACCTGGCTCGACAACTGGTCCGCCGAGAAGTACGTCGGTTCGATCTTCCGCGACACCGGCGAGGCCGCCCTCGTCGACGTCGCCGTCCTCCGGGTGCTGCGCATCATGCACCAGGTGGGCCCCGACGCCCCCGTCTCCGCCTACCTCCAGCACCCCGGGTGGCCGGAGGCCGTACGGGCCGCCCGCGAGGCCCACGTACACCTCGCGCAGGCCGACGGGGAGGACCCGGACACGCCGCCGCGCTCCCTCGACGTGCTGCACATCATGACGGGGTCCGCCTGA
- the purU gene encoding formyltetrahydrofolate deformylase, with the protein MTDQYVLTLSCPDKQGIVHAVSSYLFITGCNIEDSQQFGDRDTGLFFMRVHFSAEAPVNVDKLRASFVAVGDSFEMDWQIHRADQRMRVVLMVSKFGHCLNDLLFRSRLGALPVEIVAVVSNHTDFQELVGSYGLPFRHIPVTKDTKAEAETELLDLVREENVELVVLARYMQVLSDDLCKQLSGRIINIHHSFLPSFKGAKPYHQAHARGVKLIGATAHYVTADLDEGPIIEQEVERVAHDVTPDQLVAIGRDVECQALARAVKWHAEHRILLNGRRTVVFA; encoded by the coding sequence ATGACCGACCAGTACGTCCTCACCCTCTCGTGCCCCGACAAGCAGGGCATCGTGCACGCCGTGTCGAGCTACCTCTTCATCACCGGGTGCAACATCGAGGACAGTCAGCAGTTCGGAGACCGCGACACCGGACTGTTCTTCATGCGGGTCCACTTCTCGGCCGAGGCTCCGGTGAACGTCGACAAGCTGCGCGCCAGCTTCGTCGCCGTCGGCGACTCGTTCGAGATGGACTGGCAGATCCACCGCGCCGACCAGCGCATGCGGGTCGTCCTCATGGTGTCGAAGTTCGGCCACTGCCTGAACGACCTGCTGTTCCGCTCGCGGCTCGGCGCGCTGCCGGTCGAGATCGTGGCCGTGGTCTCCAACCACACCGACTTCCAGGAACTCGTCGGCTCGTACGGGCTGCCCTTCCGGCACATCCCCGTCACCAAGGACACCAAGGCGGAGGCCGAGACCGAGCTTCTCGACCTGGTCCGCGAGGAGAACGTCGAGCTGGTCGTCCTCGCCCGCTACATGCAGGTCCTCTCCGACGACCTCTGCAAGCAGCTCTCCGGCCGGATCATCAACATCCACCACTCCTTCCTCCCGAGCTTCAAGGGCGCCAAGCCCTACCACCAGGCGCACGCGCGCGGTGTGAAGCTGATCGGCGCGACCGCGCACTACGTGACGGCCGACCTCGACGAGGGCCCGATCATCGAGCAGGAGGTCGAGCGCGTCGCCCACGACGTGACCCCGGACCAGCTGGTCGCGATCGGCCGCGACGTGGAGTGCCAGGCGCTGGCCCGCGCGGTGAAGTGGCACGCGGAACACCGCATCCTGCTGAACGGCCGCCGCACGGTGGTCTTCGCCTGA
- a CDS encoding maleylpyruvate isomerase N-terminal domain-containing protein, translating into MTRANGDDGDDVARAPWIPGPRRAADDHADLTAGPGGAPEEEKPGAEPEPDVPVLTHGVLKSLLGAWALSACSPGETQAVEDHLTACAPCADEALRLRDAVALLHEDRDLDLDPLLRSRVLENCLGRRPARIPVPEWVTPYDAETARLDALLRDIGESEWHAPVRLKWYEEDRIVRRKATVAGVMGHLLAVDGLVSSALGLDDPLGAGTPELSPTERTDAFWSSQDRPPNRSIRAPWRDQSHTLIRTVSFAGRGVADLTVTYKDFALPLRDSLLERAFECWVHADDIANAVAYPYAAPSGAHLHSMIDLAARLLPGALANRRRAGLASPARHLVAAGAPGRSLHLEVEGAGGGHWYIALDSPAALGSPEQVVAQVAMDGVEFCQLVAGHISPQEAAAGQDGDREAIRDVLSAAAALSRL; encoded by the coding sequence GTGACCCGGGCGAACGGCGACGACGGGGACGACGTCGCACGCGCCCCGTGGATACCGGGGCCGCGCCGGGCGGCGGACGACCACGCGGATCTGACGGCCGGCCCGGGTGGGGCGCCGGAGGAGGAGAAGCCCGGGGCGGAACCCGAGCCCGACGTACCCGTCCTGACGCACGGGGTGCTCAAGTCCCTCCTCGGGGCCTGGGCGCTCTCGGCGTGTTCGCCCGGGGAGACGCAGGCCGTCGAGGACCATCTGACGGCCTGCGCGCCGTGCGCGGACGAGGCGCTGCGGCTGCGGGACGCGGTGGCGCTGCTGCACGAGGACCGGGATCTGGACCTCGACCCGCTCCTGCGGTCCCGGGTGCTGGAGAACTGCCTGGGCCGGCGCCCGGCGCGCATCCCGGTGCCGGAGTGGGTCACGCCGTACGACGCGGAGACCGCGCGGCTCGACGCCCTGCTCCGGGACATCGGCGAGTCGGAGTGGCACGCGCCGGTCCGGCTCAAGTGGTACGAGGAGGACCGGATCGTGCGCCGGAAGGCGACGGTCGCCGGGGTCATGGGCCATCTCCTCGCGGTGGACGGGCTCGTGTCGTCGGCGCTCGGCCTGGACGACCCGCTGGGCGCGGGGACCCCGGAGCTGTCGCCCACGGAGCGGACGGACGCGTTCTGGTCGAGCCAGGACCGGCCGCCGAACCGCTCGATCCGCGCCCCGTGGCGGGACCAGAGCCACACGCTGATCCGGACCGTGTCGTTCGCGGGGCGGGGCGTGGCGGACCTGACGGTCACGTACAAGGACTTCGCGCTGCCGCTGCGGGACTCGCTGCTGGAGCGGGCCTTCGAGTGCTGGGTGCACGCGGACGACATCGCGAACGCGGTGGCGTACCCGTACGCGGCGCCGAGCGGGGCGCATCTGCACAGCATGATCGACCTGGCGGCGCGACTGCTTCCGGGCGCCCTGGCGAACCGGCGCCGTGCGGGGCTCGCGTCGCCCGCCCGTCATCTGGTCGCGGCGGGCGCGCCGGGCCGCTCGCTGCACCTGGAGGTGGAGGGCGCGGGCGGCGGCCACTGGTACATCGCGCTGGACTCCCCGGCGGCGCTCGGCTCGCCGGAGCAGGTGGTGGCGCAGGTGGCGATGGACGGGGTGGAGTTCTGCCAGCTGGTCGCGGGGCACATCTCCCCGCAGGAGGCTGCTGCGGGACAGGACGGCGACCGCGAGGCGATCAGGGACGTCCTGTCGGCCGCGGCGGCGCTGAGCCGGCTGTAG
- a CDS encoding sigma-70 family RNA polymerase sigma factor, producing MAMDTPPRWDRRMQQRLARGEAAALGELYDRFAALVHSLAHRVLDDDDAADQITREVFGYIWENPDAYDPKQGNLRSWVAKLTQRQAVHRLRQAETTAYAETGRGSAEELEQKVRRASVAARADYIVTSMPTPLRAALELAYFQRRDYRQTAADLGVTEDEARRRLRLGLQLLSSANRPFSEGGGPPGYGRAR from the coding sequence ATGGCGATGGACACACCACCGCGCTGGGACCGCAGGATGCAGCAGCGGCTGGCGCGCGGTGAGGCGGCCGCGCTCGGCGAGCTGTACGACCGGTTCGCGGCACTGGTGCACAGCCTCGCCCACCGGGTCCTCGACGACGACGACGCGGCCGACCAGATCACCCGCGAGGTCTTCGGCTACATCTGGGAGAACCCGGACGCGTACGACCCCAAGCAGGGGAACCTGCGCTCGTGGGTGGCCAAGCTGACGCAGCGGCAGGCCGTCCACCGGCTGCGGCAGGCCGAGACGACGGCGTACGCGGAGACCGGCCGGGGTTCGGCGGAGGAGCTGGAGCAGAAGGTCCGGCGGGCCTCGGTCGCGGCCCGCGCCGACTACATCGTGACGTCCATGCCGACCCCGCTCCGGGCCGCGCTCGAACTGGCGTACTTCCAGCGGCGGGACTACCGGCAGACCGCCGCCGACCTCGGCGTCACCGAGGACGAGGCGCGGCGGCGCCTGCGCCTCGGGCTCCAGCTGCTCTCCTCGGCGAACCGGCCCTTCTCCGAGGGCGGCGGTCCGCCCGGCTACGGACGGGCGCGGTGA
- a CDS encoding STAS domain-containing protein, with translation MTTIEVDENEYGSWTVFRVRGEMDLVTSPRIRRRVHDAVAGGRHDLVIDLSAVRFCDSSGVGVLIASRRLLRSCGGRLRLILPEDREGHVGRVLTALGVRRLFEVYEDVRGALTGAAERPDVTLPGQQVTDRIAP, from the coding sequence GTGACGACGATCGAGGTCGACGAGAACGAGTACGGCTCCTGGACGGTGTTCCGTGTACGGGGCGAAATGGATCTGGTCACCTCCCCCCGGATACGCCGCCGCGTCCACGACGCCGTGGCGGGTGGCCGTCACGACCTGGTGATCGATCTGTCCGCCGTCCGTTTCTGCGACTCCAGCGGGGTGGGGGTGCTGATCGCGTCCCGCCGGCTCCTCCGCTCCTGCGGCGGCCGGCTGCGCCTGATCCTTCCCGAGGACCGGGAGGGCCACGTCGGCCGGGTCCTCACCGCGCTCGGGGTCCGGCGCCTCTTCGAGGTGTACGAGGATGTGCGGGGAGCGCTGACAGGGGCGGCGGAACGCCCCGACGTGACCCTCCCCGGGCAGCAGGTCACCGACCGAATCGCTCCCTGA
- a CDS encoding class I adenylate-forming enzyme family protein, translating into MDQTAHALGAARTLWELVERRAALTPDRPVLLQGDRVLTFGGLRERAERCAAGLHAMGVRPGTVVAWQLPTRIETAVLSFALARIGAVQTPVIPFYRDKEVGFALRESKAEYFAVPGIWRGFDHTEMARRLGAHGIFEAYGPDSLPDGDPATLPPPPSSGTDVRWIYWTSGTTSDPKGVLHTDRSLLAGGSCLAHALRLTASDVGSMAFPYAHIAGPDYTVMLLLYGFPAVMFEQFALPEALAEYRRHGVTVAGGSTAFYSMFLAEQRKQPGEPVIPTLRLLAGGGAPKPPEIYHAVRKELGCQLTHGYGMTEVPMITMGAPDDTPENLATTEGRPPAGMEIRITGSGEVRLRGEAVCRGYLDPAQTAAAFDEDGFLVTGDVGHLTPSGHLVLTGRIKDIIIRKGENISAKEIEDLLHRHPDVGDAAVIGLPDTERGERVCAVVEQPPGAAPLTLPLVTAFLREAGLSVHKLPEQLEVVAALPRNEALRKVLKYRLRERFGR; encoded by the coding sequence ATGGATCAGACCGCACACGCCCTGGGCGCGGCCCGCACGCTCTGGGAGCTCGTCGAGCGCCGCGCCGCCCTCACCCCCGACCGGCCCGTCCTCCTCCAGGGCGACCGGGTCCTCACCTTCGGCGGGCTGCGCGAGCGCGCCGAGCGCTGCGCCGCGGGGCTCCACGCCATGGGGGTGCGCCCCGGCACGGTCGTCGCCTGGCAGCTGCCCACCCGCATCGAGACCGCGGTGCTCTCCTTCGCGCTCGCCCGCATCGGAGCCGTACAGACGCCCGTGATCCCCTTCTACCGGGACAAGGAGGTCGGCTTCGCGCTGCGCGAGTCCAAGGCCGAGTACTTCGCCGTCCCCGGAATCTGGCGCGGATTCGACCATACGGAGATGGCCCGGCGACTCGGCGCGCACGGGATCTTCGAGGCCTACGGACCCGATTCCCTGCCCGACGGAGACCCGGCGACGCTGCCCCCGCCGCCCTCCTCCGGGACCGACGTCCGCTGGATCTACTGGACCTCCGGCACGACCTCCGACCCCAAGGGCGTCCTGCACACCGACCGCTCACTCCTCGCGGGCGGCTCCTGCCTCGCCCACGCGCTGCGGCTCACCGCGTCCGACGTCGGCTCGATGGCCTTCCCGTACGCCCACATCGCCGGGCCCGACTACACGGTGATGCTGCTGCTGTACGGATTCCCGGCCGTCATGTTCGAACAGTTCGCGCTGCCCGAGGCACTCGCCGAATACCGGCGGCACGGGGTGACCGTCGCCGGCGGCTCCACCGCCTTCTACTCGATGTTCCTCGCCGAACAGCGGAAACAGCCCGGCGAGCCGGTCATCCCCACCCTGCGGCTGCTCGCGGGCGGCGGCGCCCCGAAGCCGCCGGAGATCTACCACGCCGTACGGAAGGAACTGGGCTGCCAGCTCACCCACGGGTACGGCATGACCGAGGTCCCCATGATCACCATGGGCGCGCCCGACGACACCCCGGAGAACCTCGCCACCACCGAGGGCCGCCCGCCGGCCGGCATGGAGATCCGGATCACCGGCTCCGGCGAGGTGCGGCTCCGCGGGGAGGCGGTCTGCCGGGGCTATCTCGACCCGGCGCAGACGGCCGCCGCCTTCGACGAGGACGGCTTCCTCGTCACCGGCGACGTCGGGCACCTCACCCCGAGCGGGCACCTGGTCCTGACCGGCCGCATCAAGGACATCATCATCCGCAAGGGAGAGAACATCTCGGCCAAGGAGATCGAGGACCTCCTGCACCGGCACCCGGACGTGGGCGACGCCGCCGTGATAGGACTCCCGGACACCGAGCGCGGCGAGCGCGTCTGCGCCGTCGTCGAACAGCCCCCGGGAGCCGCCCCGCTGACCCTTCCGCTGGTGACGGCCTTCCTGCGGGAGGCGGGCCTCTCGGTCCACAAGCTGCCGGAGCAGCTGGAGGTGGTGGCCGCGCTCCCCCGCAACGAGGCGCTGCGGAAGGTGCTGAAGTACCGGCTCAGGGAGCGATTCGGTCGGTGA